CCATGTGCTTTCAGGGCCAGGCACTTACGTTCGTAAATCTCCACCATCTTGCTCTGCGCGCACAGAGAAGCTACGGTTCTGATGTTGCTGATGGCGTCATTAGCAATGCTGCCAGCCTCCTCGTACCTCTCCTGCATGCGTGGCAATGAGTTGTTAGTATTTGTAACGCAAGACAAGCATAGCGAATCGGCTACACAAACTAAAGATTCCATTACTGATCTGATCAACAGACATCGGAAGCCATTTACTGGGTGAGGGTGGTTTTACCTTGGCAGCTTTGAATGTGGCACTAACAAGATTCATCTCAGCGTAACCCTCTAGGAGCACGACCGGGAGGAAGCTCGATACTATCAAAGCCAGTTTCCAATTGGTCGCCATGGAAATGGCAAGCCCAGCGAACAGGGTGGCCGTGTCTTCTGCCACCAAGGCTAAGGCGTCCCCGATGACTTGCTTGATGGATGATGCATCGTCTGTTAGCCTCGCACTGATTGCGCCACTGGAGAAATGAGATCAAGAGATAATTGATTGTTACAAATGTCACAGCAATATAATGATAAGATACAAGTAGTAGAGCAGGAACCTGCCTAGTGTTGGGCGGATCATCAAACCAGGCTATTTCTTGGTGAACCACCTTATGAAACGAGTAGGAGCGCAGATGCCGCACAAGCCTCGCACCTGCAATGCCGAAAATGCACTGCTTCACCGGAGAGATAACAACCGATGCAGCGCCCAGGGCCGCGAACATTGTTGCGTAGAACGTTGCATACTCCGGCAGCACGCTGGGTGGCTCATTGAACGAGGAGATGGAACAGGCGATGGCCAGGCCAAACGCAGGGAGCAAAACGCCACGAGCAGCCGAAGCTACGCATCCAACGACAATGAGCAAGACGTCACTCCTGCTGATCAAGCGTCCCAGCAATCCCTTTAGGCTTGTTTCAGCAGGAACATCATCTTCTCTCTCGTGTTCGTCTAGTAATGGTGAAAACAAGTCAACCGAGGGATTCTCTGCTGCGGAACTTGGAGGGCAGGTTGATGATGATTTGTCATCCAACTCTGTAGTTTGAGGGTGCTGTGTTACTATGTCGTCACGGAGATCTCCCGTCTGCAGTACATTTTCCTGGAGACGAATCAGCTTGGAGTATTCTCCGTTGGCATCACTGGTGAGCTCACCATGAGTCCCTGTTGAACAACCAAGTGTAACAGACACTTTAAATGACCAGTTTGTAATCTCAAAACAAATATAACGTGTGACATCTGCAAGTACTTGTTCTTGCACTTACCATGCTCCACAAGCTTCCCATGGTGTAGCACCGCTACGTTATCAGCTTTTCGCACGGTGCTCAACCGATGCGACACGATTATCGTGGTCCTTTCCACCATGATCTTCTCAAGCGCTCCCAGGACTGCCTTCTCAGACTCCACGTCTAGGGCACTTGTCGCTTCATCAAGGATCAAGATTTTGGGGTCCTTCAGAATAGCTCTTGCAATAGCGATCCTTTGTTTCTGTCCACCAGACATATGCTTTGCATATTCGCCAACACTTGTGTCTAGTCCCTGTCCAAATTAAAACCCCTTTGGCATCACATATTCACATAGAAATGCAGTGCTCCAAAAATAATTTCATATACAAACGTTGATAATAGTTACGGGAACCGGGAACTGTCCAAAAAATGGAACTCATCATCGCGGAGCAAGATTTTAGTCCTCCGATCCAGAATTTCTCTTACAATTCTAATTTCAAGAGTCTTAAGCATTGTTATGGAGCTACTATTGTCTAAAGTTTCTGGGCCTCTCACACTGTTTCTGTGGAGAACAACTATTCAAACTGAAAATAATATGATATACAAACATTGGTAATAGTTATCCTATTTATGTAGCATTGCTGGTCCAGTATGTTATATGTAATATATGCTGATCAGTGACAATATATAGTGATTGCTGATGAAGGATGGAAGAGAATAAACTAACCTCGGGCAGTTGATCAATGAAGCCACTAGCATTGGCCAGCCGTAGTGCTTTCCTCATCTCCTCCTCCGTAGCATCTTTCTTGCCATATGACAAATTCTCCCTGATGGTGCTAGCGAAGAGGGCAGGCTCCTGACTGACCAACCCAATCTGTGCTCTCACCCAgttcagcttcagcagcctcagATCAACACCATCCAACACAACCTGGCCTGAATCAGGTTCATAGAACCTATGCAACAGACTGATGACAGTTGATTTGCCGCTGCCACTCCTGCCAACAAGAGCTGTTGCAGTGCCAGCGAGGAGCCGGAGCGAAAGACCAGTGAGCACTGGGTGCTCAGGCCTCGATGGGTAACTGAAGCTGACACCGCAAAGCTCGATGTCACCCCTTAGTTTGGACAGCACCAGACCCCTCTCGTCATCGACATCAATCTTGGGCAGTCTATGGATGGTCTTGAATATCCGATAGGCCATTGCTTGTCCTGATGCCATGGACCTCACGCAAGGCAGGGTTTGTACGAGAGCCCTGCAGGAAAACGAATGCAAGTCAAGCTTTTAGACCAAAGACTCTTGGTCCCCCTTATATATATTGAAAGCATGCAAGTAAATTTTCACACATAGATAAAGAGCTGTTTGCTTGATTTTTTGTAGGcccaatgatatatatatatactcacGGTGTAACATTCATGATGATTGTCATGACACTCGCAACATTTCCAGCAGAGTATCCTTTCTTGATTATCATTGTTGAGCCATACCAGACTGCTAATCCACAGCTTGAGAAGAGGACCAATTGAATGAAACCACCCACGCAGCCTAGGACAGCATCCATGTAGACCTCAGACTTGTAAAATGCAACTATGGCGTTGTTGTATTTTTCAGCAGCTCTGCTCTCGCCACCGAAAGATGCCACCTATGTTCATGTCATGTTATGAGAGGAAGTATCATTTGCACAACCGTATATATTGGTGATTAAGTGACATGTATTGATCCCCTCATTCATGTTAGGAAAACTTACTGCAATCAGATTTTACTATACAAAAAGGTGGATAAGAGGGATGAGGAAATAAAGACATACTGTTTTGATATCTCCAACTGTCTGCTCGACCACGCTTCCTACCTCACCATTGGCTTCTTGGGCGCGAGCAGATAGAGCTGACATGGCACGTGAAAGAAATAACAAGATGATTAACATTGGAGGAACACTTGTCATTACCACCAGTGTTAAAATCCAACCACGTGACAGGGCAAGGATGAACCCAATGAGAAACGTTGACATGAGCTGAACGAACCGCCCGGCCTAAGTCACACAAGATAGACACATTGATCATTAGTAAAGAAATACATGCATTCAATTCAAGTGGATGTGTTCGTTGAAATGGGCTGAAGAAATCTCCCAAAGTGTAGTAATTATATTACATATATATTGACCGAAGGCATGATTGGATAGTATGAAGCAGAATATGTCTGCACGGGCAAAGTATTGCTGAACTGGCCCCTCGTTTGTTCGCGACCATCCCCAAGAGAAAAGTTAAACAACGCTCTGTCGTGAGGCTCAAGCCTGGGTTTCGGATATTATTATAGGAGCCCTCACAGTGGGTGTTATAGTTGAATATCTACACCTTTGGGATATCCTTTCTGCAGTCACAGGAGGAGGATAAGCATATATGGAAATTTTCCGCTAATGCTCAGTATTCTGCTAAATCAGCTTATGAAAGTTTTTTCATAGGAGCCACTTCTTTTGGGCCTTGGGAAAGGATTTGGAAATCCTGGGCTCCTCCTAAATGCCGTTTCTTTCTTTGGTTGGTCGCTCATAATAGATGTTGGACGGCAGATAGGCTTCAACGCCGAGGTTTGCCTCGCCCAGCTTGCTGCCCTTTATGTGACCAAGCACAGGAAACCATTAATCACATCCTTGTGGGCTGTGCATTTGCACGGGAATTCTGGTTCCACTTGTTCAGAAAAGTTGGCTTGCAACCTCTTACCCCTCAGCTGAATGAAAACTCCTTCCTTGATTGGTGGGAGAGGGTCATCAGTTCCATGGGCGAGCAATTAAGACAGGGCACTAATTCTCTTATCATCCTCGGAGCTTGGACTTTATGGAACCACCGAAATCGCTGTCTTTGATGGAGCAACCCCGAGTATAGCTGCGACCCTTGCTTTGGCTGATCAGGAACTTCATTAATGATCCATGCGCTGCCAGTCAGGGTAGGCGGGCGCTGGGTCGTCCTGCAAGATGTGATCCTGCAGGGAGAAATTCCCAACGGCGAGGAGGAACTGGTCGCGCCATCGGTTGTAGTTGCCGACGGCGATGTCGAGGACAACCGGGATGAGGGCCTGGATGTTGTAGATGGCGGCAGCCTGGACGTGGAGGTTGGCGATCGCAGCGGCCTCGTGGAGAAGGAGCGCCTAGCGGAGATCGCGGGGATCGGAGACGTCGgaggccgactcctcctcatcGGAGGGGGGATCGCCGTCgtcaggagcggcggcggcggcggcggcggcggcggcggcgcgcgcgagggCATCCCGAACACGCTTCTCGATGGCTTCGCACTCCTGGATGGCGGCGCAGGCCTCCtcttcggcagcggcggcgcatgcTAGGGCAGCATCGCGCGCAGCGGCATCGGCGTCGGAGGCCTttgccttggcggcggcggcggcggccttggcgtcAGCGGCCTtggccttggcggcggcggcggcctgggtcTTGGCGATGGTGGCTTTGCcatcggcagcggcggtggcggccgaccGAGGAGAGAGGGGTGGAGTCCCAAGCATCGCAGCGCAGTAGGGAGCCGGCGCGAGGGCAAGGGAGGCGCAGCCAGAGTAGGCGCGCTAGGGCAGCGGAAGGGGAATCCGGAGAGAAACCcagactcgtgataccatgaaagAGAGAATAGTTGGGAGGCAAAACTGGATTGATTGATAGTGTGTATAGGGTATACAATATATAGGCAAGGAAACTCTAGAAGTGGTTTATGGAATAGCACCAATCAGAGGATTCTTGCCTAATCTATAATCAATACCATAAAACCCAAAGGCACAATCTACGGCAGCCCATGCCATGGGCCACAGCCCACTCGGGCCAGCCCACAGGGCCTATACTCCATTCTAACAGTGTGGACGGAAACTTTGAGGTACTAGCTACTTCTCACATCTCACTATGTCAATCATTGGGTTTCTATCAAAATGCTGTGTACATGAACCTAATCATCATGTGAGGACCAATTATCCTTGAACTCCAAATCTCTTTGCATTAGTACGTACCTTTTGTCCAATGGCCTCTTGGATGAGCACTGTGTCAGCACACATACTCGCCACCAATTGTCCAGTGGATGCTGACTGTTGCGCATCAAAGAATGACATGTCCTGCTTAAGAATAGCCTTGAGGTGGAGTGTACGGATGCGTGCTACCTGCCTCTCACTAGTGGTGGCCCAACAGGACACTTCTGATTCACAGAAAAAGGTGAAATTAGAGAGAAGATCGACTCAACATGAATTATTACAACTACTTCCCCGGTACATCTCCgtagaaaaattcaaatttttgtaTTGTGAGTGACATTTAGCAAACCCTGTTAGTAAGTATCTTTAGTCTATAGAATAAATCATACAATGTAATTCATAATGCAAAGTGTTTTCATAGGATATTGGTTTATAGCTTTGGATAAACTATTGAGACAAAACAATAATCAAATATAACATGTTCAAGACTTCAACCTCTTATCTAACTACAAATATTGGTCAGCTGCAAATGCGGCATCTCCAAATCCTTTTACAGAATCAGCACTTGACTGAATCCCCAGACACCTCGTCTTATATTTGGGGAATGGTATGTTCTCCTCTAGAAAAGCTTATCGGCATCTTATTGGCACAAGATGGGTCCACCTAGTCTTTAATTGGATTTGGAAATCTTCCTGTCAACACAAGCCCAAAGTTTTCTTTTGGCTTCTTATCAAGGACATGCTGAGTACAAGAAACATTCTGAGGAGAAAGAACCTTCATCTGGAATCATATAATTTTGTACTCTGTGAACACACATTATTGAGGAATCTGTGGAACACTTGTTCTTAGGCTGTCAGGTAGCAAAGGACTACTGGAATTCGATTGGTCTGACAGTAAGTCAAAGCCCTGATCTttttcaaattcttgaagatttCAATGCTCAGCTGAATGTGCCTTTCTTCATGGAGATCATCATTGTTAAGCTGGAGCATATGGGCAATTAGAAATGATGCAATCTTCAGATCAATCCAGCCTACTACTCAGAGATGTTCAGAGATTTTCAGGAGTACTTTTGGTCTGCTCCTGTGGAGAGTCAAAAAGTACTTTCCTCTAATAGAATCATGGCTAGAGCAGCTTGTCTAATCCTTttgatctttttcttttccttctttgttTCTAAATTTCCCTCCTTCCTTTTACTGTTGGTACTCATTTTGTTTGTAACTCTCTGGGTTACCTTAATAAATTTCAGTAGGGGCTCCCAAGCCCCTcctgtttctttttttaaaaaaatattggcCAGCTGTTAGCCTTTGTTCCGATTTGTACtgttgttttaattttttttaacggTTCTCCTTTGCTAGATGAATCAGAAAGTTTTTAAAATGATATGAGCGGGAAATCAATGGAAGTGCTTATAAAGCCATTGGTGGTGTTGCAATGTACTCTCGTTCCAAAATAAGTGTCCTTCTGAGTTTGGGCACGGGAATTAAGGAAGATGAGAGAGATAAAGAGTGCACAAGAAGCGAGGATGGGTGAATGAGGAGAGAGATAAACTCAAGAGTTGTAGAAGGATACTTATTTTGGAACaaattttggaacggagggagtagaataTATCATTCAGCATTATATAAGGAAttgttaaaaaataaatatgtcAAGGCAAACTTAGTCCATTAGAAAAGACATAGGAGCCGTTGGCACCACTCCGGCTCCTTATGCAGGTATTGTACAATATTGTGCAccactccggctccggctccttaTTGTGCAGTACTGTGCTGTATGAAGCCAGTGGGACTCCGCACTAGGAAAAATTAGTAACAGGCTCCACCACAGTACTGCGACAGTACCTGAATCAGAGCTGCCGGAGCTCCTGCAAACAGGCTGCCCCACCCATATCACAttgtcttctttttcttttgcataggGGCTTTGGGCACATTCGGGAGGGCCTTTAACTCATGCACTTTAACTCATGCACTGTTCACAATGCTACCATACAATTTTTCACTCTTATTAAAAATCAAATTTAGAGTTAGTGAAGCTTTTTTTTCTTGATTCACCAACTCCAGCTTCTTCAACTACTGTACTAGAACTCGAGCATCTTAAGCCCTCCCAAACTAGCTAGACCCTAGACTGAAGTATTAACTTACCATAATTTTTTTCAAAGAGGCTGAAAATTGACAACCATTTGGCATGAAGCCAAAATGTGGTGATGTCAAAAAGATTTGATATTTATATGGCAATATGTGAGAACTCTAACACGTGCAGGCGAATTATGTACAGACAAAATCTAGTTTTAGAATCACTTTTACTTTAGTTTAGCGCACTTGGGTCCTTGCAATTAACAAATCCAACATACCCGTAGCATTGTTTTTACGAATATTGGCAGTAGAATGAAGTGGTGAATCTGAATAGTCCTTTCTCGAAATCAGGTAATTAACACAAGAATAGCAGAACGCATATATTTTCTTTGGTAAGGAAACAGGCAAAAGCATTCTGGAAACTTACGAAGAAAGGAGGATGCACCCGTGACAATGGCAAGGTACAAGAAATTCACAGCTATCTGAAAACAACACAAGTAGTCCATAGGTCATATATATCTTCCATTTTTTGAACAAGAAGGAATAATATTCTATATTTCTATACATGGTAAATCTGATTTAGTAACAGTGAAAGATTAATCAGATTAAAATTATGGAATTAATAAGGACTCAAATTTCCTAAATCGCAATCTAATCTATCACTAGAGGGTGGCTCCGGGCTCCTCAAAGCACCCTCCCTCTCCTTTGAAGTCTACGACGGTCACGGCTATACATTTTGGGTCGGCAGGGAGAGAGCCTGCCACCGCAAATTAATAAACTCTAATATAATCTCATCCGGAAAAGAAGTGAACTAAGGCATAAGGTACCTTGGATGCTGCGTGAAGGAGGGAGGACCGAGACGAGTGAGCGAACGCGTCCACCAGATCACCGAACAGCAACGCCATGAGCGGAGCCGAAACACCTTTAGCGATCGCTGCTATCGACCCGATTGCCATGAGCGTGACGTCCTTGCGGTCTGCAAAGGCGAACATCATATGCAGGGGCACGCGGGCAGCGGCGTCCGTCTCTTCGCCAACAGTAGCCGCCATTCTTCCCGAGTCACAGcaccaaacaaacaaaacacatCTAGCTTACAAATAAGGAGAAAACAGATTTATATCGAATTATTCAATATGATCCATTTGCACGGATGGAACGGCCTGTTAATCTGATCGATTTTGCATGCCAACAACCTAGACCACGTCCTGCGCATGCTGGATGGATCACGCCGGCCTCGCCACCacgccctccgcgccgccagGGCATCCACGCGAGGCGGCGCTCGCGCTAGACCAGAGGGGTGTTTGGTTCGCAGCTTGTTTGGATTCAGGGGCTAAATTTTAGTCcgtatcacatcaaaaagaattttattattttgaagtattaaaaaaagtctaattataaaactaattgcaaaaCCCTATGGCTAaattgcaagacgaatctaataagatatattaatctataattagaggatggttattgtagcatcactgtagctaaatatgaattaattaggctcattagattcgtctcgcaaattagcacccatctgtcaaaaaaattataaatatattttatttaatacttttaaatagcaagattctctttgatgtgacaggGGCTAACTTTAGCCTTGGGAAACAAACAGGACCACAGGGACTTCTCAGAAGTCcataggggttgtttggttctaggggctaaactttagatcatgtcacatcaaaaataattttagtatttaaaagtattaaatgaagtctaattacaaaactaactgcagaaccctggggctagctgcgagacaaatctaatgaggtatattaatctgtAATTAGCGAAtagttattgtagcattactgtagcaaatcatgaattaattaggctcattagattcgtctcgcgaattagcactcatctgTCCAAAAAAtgtataaacagattttatttgataatcCTAAATAATaaaattccttttgatgtgataggagcTAAAAAAAGCTTCCGGGAAACAAACAGCACCTCTTGGTCCCAAACAGCTAGGGACTTTTTGCAGACTTCTTAGAAGTCCCTGGCAAGGGTGCTTCTTGGGACTTCTGGGTGTGGGACCCACCAAAaaattgttttgtttttttaccctcttctttctcctcccttctctctcctccctccctctctctcggctcGCTCGGAACTGCCTGCCTCACCGCTGCGCCattgcctccgccgccccgccatcGCGCCGGAGCCatctcgccgccccgccgccgcgcaccacagcccgcgccgccgcccgccgcccccgcccgtgCCCCGCGCCTTCGCCCATCGCCGCACTGCGCCCTGTGCCGCCCACTCGCGCGCCGCCACGCGCCACAGCCTGTGCGCCTGTGCGCACCGCCCGCAACCGCCGTCGCGCGCCGCCGTGGGAAGGAAGAAGGAGCATAGGAGAGGGGATTTCGGTGGGAGGCAGAGGAAGAAaaaggggaggagagaggagaaggagaggagtTAATTGCTGGACCCCACACGAAGTTCTTTAGAAGTCCCTCAACAAAACACATGTGTGGACTTATCAGAAAAGAGACTTCTCAAGTGACTTTTAGGGACTTCTGGACTTCTGAGAAGTCCAGAGTAACCAAACACAGACTAGGAGAGTCCGTTGTGCACCTGCAACCGCGCACATTGTATAAATACAGTCCAACAGTTCCAATATTCGTTGGATCCTATCCTGTTTCACGGCCGTACCTGATTCTACGCACCTGAAACAACCACCGAGCCTCCGTAACAACCGCAGGCTCGCTTCCAAATGCACAATACTACTTCCTCCGTTTTTTTAAGTGTCGTATTTCCTACGCCACACATACCAAGAAGGCCATTTAAAACACCACAATCATCTCTGCTGTGAGTTAATCTGCATGCCTCCATGCAAGTCCGTTCGGCTGCCTCCTGTATGCATGCAAATCCAACCAATGCTATGCGTCCCTCGCTCGCATGCGGCCAATCAAGTTTAATCCCATCACTTCCCCAGGATTATAGATGCAGCGTCATAATTGCATTTTCTCTTCTATCGAAGTGCTACAGCGATCAGACACAAACGCGACATCTATTTCTGACGTTTTGCAAAAAGCTTATACGACACTTaaaaaaacggagggagtacttgtgAACAAAAATACGTAACACGCCAGATGTCGTCCCCTCTGGACCCACGCCCGATCGAATGACGACGAGGGCAGCGGACACCAAGGAAAGAACGCAATTTCTATACATCGGACCTTCTACTGCCAGCTAGGGTAGGACACCTTTGAGATTCGTGCAGACGCGGGATCGGACGGCTGACGTGCTGACTGAGGTATACCATACGGGTGTTCCTATGACTATGAAGATGGAATTCCACGCGACTACAAGGAAAGTTTTGGTTTCCTTGTGAAAACCAAAGAGAGAAACTGAATTTTGGCACATAAAATGACATGGTTTTCAAACAAGGTTTAAAAAGAATAAAACCAT
This sequence is a window from Panicum virgatum strain AP13 chromosome 7K, P.virgatum_v5, whole genome shotgun sequence. Protein-coding genes within it:
- the LOC120643025 gene encoding ABC transporter B family member 9-like, coding for MATNWKLALIVSSFLPVVLLEGYAEMNLVSATFKAAKERYEEAGSIANDAISNIRTVASLCAQSKMVEIYERKCLALKAHGIRQGITRAMGYGLSTMLVNCFHGACFFFGAQLVYHGRATIDQVFTVSK
- the LOC120640123 gene encoding ABC transporter B family member 5-like → MSALSARAQEANGEVGSVVEQTVGDIKTVASFGGESRAAEKYNNAIVAFYKSEVYMDAVLGCVGGFIQLVLFSSCGLAVWYGSTMIIKKGYSAGNVASVMTIIMNVTPALVQTLPCVRSMASGQAMAYRIFKTIHRLPKIDVDDERGLVLSKLRGDIELCGVSFSYPSRPEHPVLTGLSLRLLAGTATALVGRSGSGKSTVISLLHRFYEPDSGQVVLDGVDLRLLKLNWVRAQIGLVSQEPALFASTIRENLSYGKKDATEEEMRKALRLANASGFIDQLPEGLDTSVGEYAKHMSGGQKQRIAIARAILKDPKILILDEATSALDVESEKAVLGALEKIMVERTTIIVSHRLSTVRKADNVAVLHHGKLVEHGTHGELTSDANGEYSKLIRLQENVLQTGDLRDDIVTQHPQTTELDDKSSSTCPPSSAAENPSVDLFSPLLDEHEREDDVPAETSLKGLLGRLISRSDVLLIVVGCVASAARGVLLPAFGLAIACSISSFNEPPSVLPEYATFYATMFAALGAASVVISPVKQCIFGIAGARLVRHLRSYSFHKVVHQEIAWFDDPPNTRQTMHHPSSKSSGTP
- the LOC120640124 gene encoding ice-structuring protein 4-like, translated to MLGTPPLSPRSAATAAADGKATIAKTQAAAAAKAKAADAKAAAAAAKAKASDADAAARDAALACAAAAEEEACAAIQECEAIEKRVRDALARAAAAAAAAAAAPDDGDPPSDEEESASDVSDPRDLR